Below is a genomic region from Amycolatopsis sp. 195334CR.
CCCGGCAACCCCGGCGGTCACAAGTGGATTTCCAAGGGCCACCGCAACGTCCAGGGCGTGACCTGGGCGGGCAGCGACCTCTACATCGCCGACATCGGCCCGAGCGACGTCGACGAACTGAACAAGATCGAGCCCGGGGGCAACTACGGCTGGCCGACGTGTTCCGGTCCGTGCAGCAACCCGGCGTTCAAGAACCCGGTGAAGACCTGGCCCACCTCGACCGCGACACCGAGCGGGCTGGCGTACTACAAGAACAGCCTGTACATGGCCTCGCTCAAGGGCGGCACGTTCAAGCTGACCACCTCGGGCGAGGGCGGCAAGATCTACCCCGAGCTCGGCCGCACCCGGGACGAGGTGGCCGGCCCGGACGGGCAGCTGTGGGTGGTCACCCCGAGCGCCATCTACACCGCCGACGGTTCCTGACCGGGCGCGGAGCACACCGACCGGCAGGCACCGTCCACACCGGACTGCCCGAAGTGACGGCGACGGCGTACCGGCTCCTCCCGATCCCGGGCCGAGCCGATACGCCGTCACCTACCGCCGGTCAGATCCCGCAGGTCGGTGCCGACCAGAACTGGCCGGACCGGTGCGCCACGTGGGTGTGGTCGTCGTGGCCGGGGTAACCCGGCCCGAGGATCTCGCTGAACCCGTGGTTGCGGGCCTGCTTGGCGAGCCCGCAGAAGCCCTGCGAACCGGCCCCCAGGTCCACCGCGTCCCCGTAGAGGTGGCGGCTGTTCGTCGCGCCGCCGACCGCGTTGTTGCAGGCGACGCTGCGGAACCCGCCGTTGACCACGATGCCCTTGTCGCCCATGGCGTGCCGCATCGCCTGCAGCTTCCACATCGACACCAGCGCGTTGGCCTTCGCCGTGGCGGCCGAGACGTTGCCGCCCGACCAGTCCGAGTTGCAGTTGTTCAGCTCGTCGTAGCTGAAGTTGACCGGCGTGCAGTCGTTGTCCTGCAGCTCGTAGATCTTGGCGAACGTGTTCGGGCCGGCGATGCCGTCGGCCCCGAGCCCGTACGCCTGCTGGAACCGGGTGACCGCGGCCTTGGTGCCCGCGCCGAACTGGCCGTCGATGGCCAGCACGCCCCCGTAGCCGGGATAACCGGCCACCCGGATCTGCAGTTGCCGCACGTCGTCACCGGACGCGCCCTGGGACAGCGTGCGCCCCCACGTGTAACAGGCATCGGCGGCGGCCACGTCCTCGGCCGTCACCGGACCCGGATCGGCGGCCACCGGAGCGGCCACCGCGGTGCCGAGACCGGCCACGAGGGCCAGCATCGGCAGCAGAAAACGGATTCTCATCGGACAGAACACCTTTCATGGCAGGGAAGGTGAGGTCCGCAGCGTGTCGATGTGACATCCCGGATGTCAATGAATCACCAGGCAAAGGCCTGGTTCGGCCGAAAGTGACCGCCTGAACGGCTCACGACGAAAGGATCTTGACAAACCACCCCTACCGCACCCGGACTGCCATTCCGCTGGTCGCGCGGGCGTGTTCGACGTGCTCGCCGATCGCTGACGCGAGGTCGAGCGCCGCGGAATGGTGCCGCGCGGCTTCCGCCGGGTCGTCGGCGGCCTCACCCAGCGCGTTCAGGGCCCGCGCCATCAGCTGCCGGTTGCCGACGGCCTCGGCGGCTTCCAGTGCCTCGCGGAGGTGGGTGCGAGCCCGCCCGTGCTCGCCGAGCTTGAGGTGGACGGTCCCGAGCTGGTACCGGGCGTCGGCGTGGACGAGGTGGTGGCCGCTGGCGGCCGCCGCGGTCAGCGTGCGGTCGAGGTAGTCCAGTGCTTCGGCGTAGCGGCCGGTGTCCTCGCACAACGCGGCGAAGTGGCAGAGGTTGACCGCCTCGGTCCCGCGGTCGGCGGTGTCCTTGTTGGTGGCCAGCGAACGTTCCAGCAGTTCGGCCGCGCGTTCGTGCTCACCGAGGTGGCGGTACGCGTCCCCGAGGTTGCCGAGGATGGCGGCGGCGAACGTGTGGTCGCCGGTTTCACGTTGGCACGCCAGCGCTTCCTCGTAGCAGCGCGCCGCTTCACCGAATTCGTTGGCGATCGCGTGCATCAGCCCGAGGTTGTTCAGCACCCCGGCGCGGGCGGCGGGCTCGTGAAGTGCCGAGGCGCGTTCGAACGAGCGCATCGCGGCTTCCCGTTGCCAGAGACGGAAATGCGCCAAGCCGATCCGGTTCAGCACGACGGCTTGGGCGGTGGGTTCTTCGGCCGAGTCGAGCGCGAGCGTGTGCAACTTCAGCGCGTCGTCGTTGTAACCGCCGTTGTCCAGGTATCGCCAGAGCAGGGGCGAGAGGAGTCCGGCATATTCGGTCCGTTGTGGACTG
It encodes:
- a CDS encoding D-Ala-D-Ala carboxypeptidase family metallohydrolase, with amino-acid sequence MRIRFLLPMLALVAGLGTAVAAPVAADPGPVTAEDVAAADACYTWGRTLSQGASGDDVRQLQIRVAGYPGYGGVLAIDGQFGAGTKAAVTRFQQAYGLGADGIAGPNTFAKIYELQDNDCTPVNFSYDELNNCNSDWSGGNVSAATAKANALVSMWKLQAMRHAMGDKGIVVNGGFRSVACNNAVGGATNSRHLYGDAVDLGAGSQGFCGLAKQARNHGFSEILGPGYPGHDDHTHVAHRSGQFWSAPTCGI